A region from the Ptychodera flava strain L36383 chromosome 12, AS_Pfla_20210202, whole genome shotgun sequence genome encodes:
- the LOC139145563 gene encoding uncharacterized protein: MTPSEAPPTTTVPWEIEKEVPPEDTFKGDPSLKLMSHQSMGFQLHPAIEVDGEIKHFIAVWFRYKNESTEPENVFIEQLDFYPSEAWHSYMMEITPIKGELSVELYIDGRTVVYMSGLVPFSENTQFTVFVRNSNGNVASFDDVFNPPLTTASFRNIRFPPSSDALCRFGEPFRSGDNPIIAFYAGIGSEKLMDDVIPFYEVSRPCMPCNSPCVSGTCNKQCSTTEAKRHLVRIDNITLSTNRTVEEDGQLQVVPAVYYITIKAVTGSGRYVVASSDGVYVDDTPPIFDYLYHVDKTWSEDEPVTFQGSNSTIAVRWSAYDIGSQVFDFKWAIGTTPNGTDIQDFVSVGLDTFVCNDELEAVLEDRKTYYVTVYATNNAGLNTVAVTSGVTPILTPPDVSHSNITMRCGNSDIPALGLCGDQSTTGLTWDEVDDDSVEAYYFSIGSTEDTDDVFPMFQVGYNESGTVEIMNGAIHIGGEKIANISDVRTLSEDSERDDDVVYKSRFHMEPGRTLVSKITVCNKGHLCQKMAVSKTTITRSDDIIGKPGNDSRIAMTLVGHEAGPQGDVSIDVLSPTQKGEAKITLTAGVLTEKDVNAEYASDASADFKPFVVNPKKTTDKTDRFLRNRIKGIIGPTFYIATVGSVPLKEPMDITVRFNVSLFQGDDIEGKPHLLFWQTDTQQWKDASHTCKDTFGAYKYDWDGGILSVQVCSTKGDASTFRNRRSWEDGMFSGPNQFTLARVGHFVNSPPRITSESKLWMLEDGGTLRYRLTYTDDDGDNVTFSVELSSPDTGEEVKVSKEGDFRYTPCLDCYGIHDIIVSAVEDRYDDFEALSTTKVLSVDVRGQNDNPELVLSVDHKSALHGGDHKVMFTIEQRSTDDHSYQGLESVVGAFDPDTTDQLTLLFDPPSHGHLEHKIQHRQINFIDVDCSDPVNITENHLTIKTPGTPVVVYPCGLVTPHQQDRLAWVFAAVRYMPPVEYIGKDSFKINAVDQEGAHSEVATISVYVLANPCLNGGSCRGPQSDPDCLSKERTNGFDGYSCICQHGFIGEFCETKTNKCQPNPCPYNFTCVDMFDAHSCHCENKDWPCGEDKSASYTAIIVSICGGAVLVIAGMVIAWRRLNRQKKKMNIVAPSPCDITHEQKQPQSDETSDTTRDVEPVPDVEPSDVNDNVTDSEVGKTKPVVKDEHESTPQFIELADMPITAPNEDKDQDHGSDDSICMSIPIVEQRFGFVSKLGAPRMAWMHDTDGAGTGADNEQTGPGSSRETEA, encoded by the exons ATGACGCCATCGGAAGCGCCACCAACGACCACCGTACCATGGGAAATAGAAAAAGAAGTTCCCCCCGAAGATACATTCAAGGGAGACCCTAGTTTGAAGTTGATGTCACACCAATCGATGGGCTTTCAACTTCATCCAG CCATTGAAGTTGACGGggaaatcaaacattttatcgCAGTGTGGTTCAGATATAAGAATGAATCAACTGaacctgaaaatgttttcatcGAGCAGTTGGATTTCTATCCATCAGAGGCCTGGCATTCCTACATGATGGAAATCACTCCTATTAAG GGAGAACTTTCGGTCGAGTTATACATTGATGGCCGGACCGTAGTGTATATGTCTGGACTGGTACCCTTCAGTGAGAACACACAGTTTACCGTGTTCGTGAGAAATTCAAATGGAAACGTCGCAAGTTTTGATGACGTGTTTAACCCACCTTTGACAACAGCTTCATTCAGAAACATAAG ATTCCCACCGTCATCAGATGCCCTGTGCAGATTTGGTGAGCCTTTCCGTAGTGGTGACAATCCAATCATAGCCTTCTATGCCGGCATTGGATCAGAAAAACTGATGGATGATGTTATACCTTTCTATGAG GTCAGCCGTCCGTGTATGCCCTGCAATAGTCCATGCGTTAGTGGTACTTGTAATAAACAATGCTCTACCACTGAAGCGAAGCGACACCTCGTCAGAATAGACAACATCACTTTAAGTACCAACAGAACCGTTGAAGAGGATGGACAACTTCAAGTCGTGCCCGCGGTATACTACATAACTATCAAGGCTGTCACAG GTTCTGGGCGATACGTGGTGGCGTCGTCTGATGGTGTGTATGTTGATGATACTCCACCGATCTTTGATTATCTGTATCACGTGGATAAAACGTGGTCAGAAGATGAGCCCGTGACCTTCCAAGGCAGTAACTCAACCATTGCAGTACGATGGAGTGCATATGACATTGGAAGTCAG GTGTTCGATTTCAAATGGGCTATCGGTACCACTCCTAACGGCACAGACATACAGGATTTTGTTTCAGTCGGACTCGACACCTTTGTTTGTAATGATGAACTCGAGGCAGTGCTTGAAGATAGGAAGACTTACTATGTAACTGTATATGCTACCAACAACGCCGGCTTAAACACAGTTGCAGTTACCTCTG GTGTTACCCCAATTCTCACACCTCCTGATGTTTCACATAGCAACATCACCATGCGTTGTGGCAACAGCGACATTCCAGCTTTGGGTCTTTGCGGTGATCAGTCTACGACAGGTCTGACCTGGGATGAAGTTGACGATGACTCAGTCGAAGCctact ATTTTTCGATCGGCAGTACTGAAGATACCGACGACGTATTCCCGATGTTTCAAGTAGGCTACAACGAATCAGGCACTGTCGAAATCATGAATGGGGCAATTCACATCGGCGGTGAAAAGATTGCAAATATTTCAGACGTCAGAACTTTGTCTGAAGATTCGGAAAGAGATGACGATGTTGTGTATAAGAGTCGTTTTCATATGGAACCAGGAAG AACCTTGGTGTCAAAGATTACAGTTTGTAATAAAGGTCACTTGTGTCAGAAGATGGCGGTGTCGAAGACGACGATCACAA GATCTGACGACATCATCGGAAAACCTGGCAACGATTCGCGAATTGCGATGACATTAGTCGGTCATGAAGCTGGGCCTCAAGGCGACGTGTCTATCGACGTTTTATCTCCGACCCAGAAAG GTGAGGCCAAAATAACTTTAACCGCAGGGGTATTGACCGAAAAAGATGTTAATGCCGAATATGCTTCGGATGCATCAGCTGACTTTAAGCCGTTTGTTGTTAACCCTAAAAAGACAACGGATAAAACGGATAGGTTTTTAAGAAATAG AATTAAAGGCATTATCGGTCCGACATTCTACATAGCGACTGTTGGAAGTGTACCTTTGAAGGAACCAATGGACATAACGGTACGATTCAACGTATCCTTATTCCAGGGCGACGACATCGAAGGGAAACCACATCTACTATTCTGGCAAACAG ATACTCAACAATGGAAAGACGCAAGTCATACGTGCAAAGACACTTTCGGAGCGTACAAGTATGATTGGGATGGCGGTATATTGAGCGTTCAG GTGTGCTCAACTAAAGGGGACGCTTCTACATTTCGGAATCGAAGAAGTTGGGAGGACGGTATGTTTTCTGGTCCTAATCAGTTCACACTGGCCAGAGTAGGACATTTTGTAAACTCCCCACCCAGGATAACATCGGAAAGCAAATTATGGATGTTGGAGGACGGCGGAACCTTGAGATATCGCCTGACCTATACAGACGATGATGGAGATAATGTCACATTTTCTGTGGAACTCAGTTCTCCAGACACGGGTGAAGAAGTAAAAGTTTCAAAGGAAGGTGATTTCAGGTACACACCATGTCTTGACTGTTATGGAATCCATGACATCATAGTGTCTGCGGTTGAAGATAGATACGACGACTTCGAGGCTCTATCGACAACTAAGGTTTTAAGTGTCGATGTTCGAGGCCAGAACGATAACCCAGAACTTGTCCTTTCAGTCGATCACAAAAGTGCACTTCATGGTGGTGACCATAAAGTGATGTTCACCATCGAGCAAAGAAGCACAGACGATCACAGCTACCAAGGACTTGAGTCTGTGGTCGGGGCCTTCGACCCAGATACTACTGATCAATTAACATTACTCTTTGATCCGCCAAGCCATGGACACCTTGAACATAAAATCCAACATAGGCAAATCAACTTCATTGATGTAGACTGTTCGGATCCCGTAAATATCACTGAAAATCACCTGACGATAAAGACACCTGGAACACCTGTTGTTGTATATCCCTGTGGACTTGTCACTCCACATCAGCAAGACAGACTAGCCTGGGTTTTTGCCGCCGTACGCTACATGCCGCCGGTTGAATACATCGGGAAggactctttcaaaatcaatgctGTCGATCAGGAGGGTGCCCATTCCGAAGTAGCTACTATCAGCGTGTACGTCCTCGCCAATCCCTGTTTGAACGGAGGATCATGTAGAGGGCCTCAGTCCGATCCTGACTGCTTGAGTAAAGAACGCACCAATGGTTTTGACGGTTACTCATGTATATGTCAACATGGATTCATTGGAGAATTTTGTGAAACTAAAACGAACAAATGTCAACCAAACCCGTGTCCATATAATTTCACATGTGTCGATATG TTCGATGCCCATTCTTGCCATTGTGAAAACAAAGACTGGCCCTGCGGTGAAGACAAGTCTGCCTCGTACACTGCAATAATCGTGTCAATTTGTGGAGGGGCAGTGTTGGTAATAGCGGGAATGGTAATAGCTTGGCGACGACTGAACCGACAGAAGAAAAAGATGAACATTGTTGC CCCTTCACCATGTGACATTACACATGAACAGAAGCAACCTCAATCCGACGAAACAAGTGACACCACACGAGACGTTGAGCCAGTACCCGATGTTGAACCAAGTGATGTCAATGATAATGTAACTGATAGTGAGGTTGGAAAAACTAAACCCGTGGTCAAGGATGAACATGAGAGTACACCTCAGTTCATAGAACTAGCGGACATGCCAATCACAGCGCCCAATGAAGACAAAGACCAA GACCATGGCAGTGATGATAGCATTTGTATGTCCATACCCATCGTGGAACAGCGGTTCGGATTCGTTAGCAAGCTCGGCGCCCCG agaATGGCATGGATGCATGACACTGATGGTGCAGGGACAGGAGCTGATAACGAGCAAACCGGTCCAGGATCCAGCAGAGAAACCGAAGCTTGA